One Burkholderia thailandensis E264 genomic window carries:
- a CDS encoding porin: protein MKNIRFACATAGVLAATAAHAQSSVTLYGLIDAGIMYTNNVASGNSHGGLVQATTGAVNGTRFGLRGTEDLGGGLKALFVLENGFNVENGKLGQDGRLFGRFAYVGLSDDRFGTLTIGRQYDSLVDFVAPLSATAGTFGDASFAHPFDNDNLNHSLRINNAIKYTSNTYAGLKFGGMYAMSNSTDFATNRAYSFGASYTRGPLNVAAGYLQINGSKGTTAGSPGAVDIVESAANGKGGFSLGADRMRSYGGGLNYAFGPATLGFVYTRAEYENTASFGSTGGTVRFDNYELNGKYQLTPAFSVGGAYTYTNGHVENTVKYGSDPKWHQVDLMAVYRLSVRTDVYLEGMYQHASGRNYVAMINTAGGASSTGNQVVAAVGLRTRF, encoded by the coding sequence GTGAAAAACATCCGGTTTGCATGCGCAACCGCAGGGGTCCTGGCCGCGACGGCCGCACACGCGCAGAGCTCGGTCACGCTGTACGGCCTGATCGACGCGGGCATCATGTACACGAACAACGTCGCGAGCGGCAATTCGCACGGCGGCCTCGTGCAGGCGACGACGGGCGCCGTGAACGGCACCCGCTTCGGCCTGCGGGGCACCGAGGATCTCGGCGGCGGCCTGAAGGCGCTGTTCGTGCTGGAGAACGGCTTCAACGTCGAGAACGGCAAGCTGGGCCAGGACGGCCGGCTGTTCGGCCGGTTCGCGTATGTGGGGCTGTCCGACGATCGTTTCGGCACCCTGACGATCGGCCGGCAATACGATTCGCTCGTCGATTTCGTCGCGCCGCTGTCGGCGACGGCGGGCACGTTCGGCGACGCGAGCTTCGCGCATCCGTTCGACAACGACAACCTGAACCACTCGCTGCGGATCAACAACGCGATCAAGTACACGAGCAACACGTACGCGGGCCTGAAGTTCGGCGGCATGTACGCGATGTCGAACAGCACCGATTTCGCGACGAACCGCGCATACAGCTTCGGCGCGAGCTACACGCGCGGGCCGCTGAACGTCGCGGCCGGCTATCTGCAGATCAATGGCTCGAAGGGCACGACCGCGGGCAGCCCGGGCGCGGTCGACATCGTCGAATCGGCGGCGAACGGCAAGGGCGGCTTCTCGCTCGGCGCGGACCGGATGCGCTCGTACGGCGGCGGCCTGAACTACGCGTTCGGCCCCGCGACGCTCGGCTTCGTCTACACGCGCGCCGAATACGAGAACACCGCATCGTTCGGCTCGACGGGCGGCACGGTGCGTTTCGACAACTACGAGCTGAACGGCAAGTATCAACTGACGCCCGCGTTCAGCGTCGGCGGCGCGTACACGTACACGAACGGCCACGTCGAGAACACCGTCAAATACGGTTCCGATCCGAAGTGGCATCAGGTCGACCTGATGGCGGTGTACCGCTTGTCGGTGCGCACCGACGTCTACCTCGAA
- a CDS encoding DUF4148 domain-containing protein, giving the protein MKSIVVTAAAALVLAAPAVSFAQSSNGSLTRAQVIQELVDLESVGYQPSRGNDNTYPDDIQSAQRRLDAKRLAARKAAEAAYGPAVAGAAQAGKPAAGAR; this is encoded by the coding sequence TTGAAATCGATCGTCGTCACCGCCGCCGCCGCACTCGTGCTCGCCGCGCCGGCCGTCTCGTTTGCTCAATCGTCGAACGGCTCGCTCACGCGCGCGCAAGTCATTCAGGAGCTCGTCGATCTGGAATCGGTCGGCTACCAGCCGTCGCGCGGCAACGACAACACCTACCCCGACGACATCCAGAGCGCGCAGCGCCGCCTCGACGCGAAGCGTCTCGCCGCGCGCAAGGCGGCCGAGGCCGCGTACGGCCCGGCCGTCGCGGGCGCCGCGCAGGCGGGCAAGCCTGCGGCCGGCGCGCGGTAA